A segment of the Odoribacter splanchnicus DSM 20712 genome:
GTCGATATTTAAGACCGATAGAGTTTTACCGGTTTGCATGTCTGTTTTACGAATAGACGATTCGCCATATTGCCCCGTTCCCTCGTATATAAAACCGTCCTGATAGATCAAACCTTGTGTATAGGCTTTCGGATCGTGAGGAAAAACGTTGACTACTTCATAACTGTAAATGGCCGGAGCCTGATCGGGTTTCACCCGGATCGTCGTTGTCGCGATTCCCCGTTTGTTGTCCGGATGCCATGCCATCACTTTGATGGTCATATTGCCGGTTTTACCTTCAGGTATCCGGTAAGTAAAACTCCGGTCCTCTTTACCGGCCGTTGCGATTTGCTGGCCGTCGATATAGAAGGCGGCAGAATCGACAGGGAAACGGTCCTTGCTTTCAAAACCGATAACGATCTCCTCGTTGAAAGCATACATCTTATCTTTCCCGGGCGATGTAAGTTGAATACTTTTCACATACCTCACCTCGTCTTTCGGAAGTTCTGCAGCCAAAGGAGTTTTTTTTTCTTTGTTCGCCGTTTTATTCCCTCCGCAGGAACAGATGAAAAAGGCACATAATATGTAAAAAAAACAGGTCATCCGCTGTTCGTATCTGTTCAATTTTCTACCAGTTCCCATTCATATCCCTCTTTGGTATCCTTAATGGCGACTCCGGCTGCTTTCAGTTCGTCCCTGATCTTGTCGGAAGTGGCCCAGTCTTTCTTTTGCTTGGCTTCTGTACGGATAGACATCACCATATCCAATATTTTCCCCAGCACTTCGTGATCCTGGCTCACCGATTCGCTTTCGGCCTTCAGCCCCAGGATATCGAATACATAATCCTGATACAGTTTTTTCAATTTAGCCAGATTACCGGCGTCTATCTTCTCGTTTCCTGCCACCAGTGAATTGATCATCCGTACTCCGTCGAACAAGTGGGAGATCAGGACCGGTGTGTTGAGGTCGTCATCGATCGCTTCTTCACATTGGGTGATCAGTGCATCCACATCTACCGTATTACCGGCCGAAGCTTTCACTTTGTCCAGTGCCCGGACCGCCGTCATCAGGCGTTCATATCCCTT
Coding sequences within it:
- a CDS encoding glutaminyl-peptide cyclotransferase, with translation MGTGRKLNRYEQRMTCFFYILCAFFICSCGGNKTANKEKKTPLAAELPKDEVRYVKSIQLTSPGKDKMYAFNEEIVIGFESKDRFPVDSAAFYIDGQQIATAGKEDRSFTYRIPEGKTGNMTIKVMAWHPDNKRGIATTTIRVKPDQAPAIYSYEVVNVFPHDPKAYTQGLIYQDGFIYEGTGQYGESSIRKTDMQTGKTLSVLNIDSQLFGEGITIYEDKIYQITWRSRKGFIYDLKTFTLESTFNYNSEGWGITTAGDHLIMSDGSNKLYHIAPSTFNILKEVEVYDHNGPVDQLNELEYVDGMIWANVWLTDRIVVIDPETGIVRGELNLPGLLPAADKARLDDKDDVLNGIAWNAGKGTFYVTGKRWPKLFEIKVKLIPYGR